One region of Sphingomonas kaistensis genomic DNA includes:
- the glf gene encoding UDP-galactopyranose mutase, with product MFDKVGVHGSGSSQVPAFPNKQTTLLCFSHLRWDFVFQRPQHLMSRFAKSMPVVVWEEPIPAEAGAGPSLDVRPATDMPNVTVVTPRIPEGLEVDAERTVLKGLLDDYSAALKGRLIRWYYTPMMLPFSRHLDAVATVYDCMDELSAFRFAPTELLDLERELLDLADIVFTGGYSLYEAKKKRHGNVHPFPSSVDRAHFGAARGGIADPADQAGIAHPRLGFYGVIDERIDLDLLAHVADLRPDWQLVMVGPVVKISEDDLPRRSNIHYLGGKSYAELPTYLGNWDVAMMPFAINEATRFISPTKTPEYLAAGKPVVSTPIKDVKRHYEKLSGVMIAATAEQFVEAGDRALALSGGEGGDWLAEVDLALSDMSWDTTQARMAALLGDVTEQGQKIERPAFGKGHTTHSKNKKYDYLIVGCGFAGSVLAERLATQHGARVMMIDKRDHVAGNAYDEYDKNGILYHKYGPHIFHANSDEIVSYLSQFTQWRPYEHRVLANVREQQVPIPINRTTLNMLFDAGLKTDEEAAAFLAARAEPVADIKTSEDVVVNAVGRELYELFFQGYTRKQWGLDPSELDKLVTARIPTRTNTDDRYFTDKHQIMPLEGYTRMFERMLDHPLIDKSLGTDFRDVRNEIDAAHIIYTGPIDEYFDWRFGKLPYRSLRFVHSTIDKEWFQEVGTVNYPSTDIPYTRISEYKHLTGQQHPRTSITLEYPSAEGDPYYPIPRPENQALFKRYEALADSTPGVTFVGRLATYRYYNMDQIVGQALATFRRMDEVRTRSGASSQELRLAI from the coding sequence ATGTTCGACAAAGTCGGCGTTCACGGCTCTGGCTCTTCCCAGGTTCCGGCTTTCCCGAACAAACAGACCACGCTTCTGTGTTTCTCGCACCTCCGCTGGGACTTCGTCTTCCAGCGCCCCCAGCATCTGATGAGCCGCTTCGCCAAGTCGATGCCGGTAGTGGTGTGGGAAGAGCCGATCCCCGCCGAAGCCGGTGCCGGCCCCTCGCTCGACGTGCGCCCGGCCACCGACATGCCCAATGTCACGGTGGTCACGCCGCGCATTCCCGAAGGGCTTGAAGTCGATGCCGAGCGCACGGTGCTCAAGGGCCTGCTCGACGACTATTCGGCGGCCCTCAAGGGGCGCCTGATCCGTTGGTATTACACCCCGATGATGCTGCCCTTCTCGCGGCATCTCGACGCGGTCGCCACCGTCTACGACTGCATGGACGAGCTGAGCGCGTTCCGCTTCGCCCCGACCGAACTGCTCGATCTCGAGCGTGAACTGCTGGACCTGGCCGACATCGTCTTCACCGGCGGCTATTCGCTCTACGAGGCCAAGAAGAAGCGGCACGGCAACGTCCACCCCTTCCCGTCGTCAGTCGATCGCGCCCACTTCGGCGCCGCCCGCGGCGGGATCGCCGATCCAGCCGACCAGGCCGGGATCGCCCATCCGCGGCTCGGCTTCTACGGCGTGATCGACGAGCGGATCGACCTCGACCTCCTCGCGCATGTCGCCGACCTCCGGCCCGACTGGCAGCTGGTGATGGTCGGCCCGGTGGTGAAGATCAGCGAAGACGACCTGCCGCGCCGCTCCAACATCCATTACCTCGGCGGCAAGAGCTACGCCGAGCTGCCGACCTATCTCGGCAATTGGGACGTCGCGATGATGCCCTTCGCCATCAACGAGGCGACGCGTTTCATCTCGCCGACCAAGACGCCCGAATATCTCGCCGCCGGCAAGCCGGTGGTCTCGACCCCGATCAAGGACGTCAAGCGGCACTACGAGAAGCTGTCGGGCGTGATGATCGCCGCCACTGCCGAGCAGTTCGTCGAAGCGGGCGACCGCGCGCTCGCCCTGTCCGGCGGTGAAGGCGGCGACTGGCTGGCCGAAGTCGACCTCGCGCTGTCCGACATGAGCTGGGACACGACCCAGGCGCGGATGGCCGCGCTGCTCGGCGATGTGACCGAGCAGGGCCAGAAGATCGAGCGCCCGGCGTTCGGCAAGGGCCACACCACGCACAGCAAGAACAAGAAGTATGACTATCTGATCGTCGGCTGCGGCTTTGCCGGTTCGGTCTTGGCCGAGCGGCTTGCGACCCAGCATGGCGCCCGCGTGATGATGATCGACAAGCGCGATCACGTCGCCGGCAATGCCTATGACGAATATGACAAGAACGGCATCCTGTACCACAAGTACGGGCCGCACATCTTCCATGCCAACAGCGACGAGATCGTCAGCTACCTGTCGCAATTTACGCAATGGCGGCCCTACGAGCACCGCGTGCTCGCCAACGTCCGCGAGCAGCAGGTGCCGATCCCGATCAACCGCACCACGCTGAACATGCTGTTCGACGCCGGACTCAAGACCGACGAGGAGGCCGCCGCCTTCCTGGCGGCGCGGGCCGAGCCGGTGGCGGACATCAAGACCAGCGAGGACGTCGTCGTCAACGCCGTCGGACGCGAACTCTACGAGCTGTTCTTCCAGGGCTATACCCGCAAGCAATGGGGCCTCGACCCGAGCGAGCTCGACAAATTGGTGACGGCGCGCATCCCGACGCGGACCAATACCGACGACCGCTACTTCACCGACAAGCACCAGATCATGCCGCTCGAGGGCTACACCCGGATGTTCGAGCGGATGCTGGACCATCCGCTTATCGACAAGTCGCTCGGCACCGATTTCCGCGACGTCCGCAACGAGATCGACGCCGCGCACATCATCTACACCGGTCCGATCGACGAATATTTCGACTGGCGCTTCGGCAAGCTGCCCTACCGCTCGCTGCGGTTCGTCCACTCGACGATCGACAAGGAGTGGTTCCAGGAAGTGGGCACGGTCAATTATCCGTCGACCGACATCCCCTACACCCGGATCAGCGAATATAAGCACCTGACCGGGCAGCAGCATCCGCGCACCTCGATCACGCTGGAATATCCGAGCGCGGAGGGTGACCCTTATTACCCAATCCCGCGGCCGGAGAACCAGGCCTTGTTCAAGCGCTACGAGGCGCTTGCCGATTCGACCCCGGGGGTGACCTTCGTCGGCCGCCTGGCGACCTATCGCTATTACAACATGGACCAGATCGTCGGTCAGGCCCTCGCGACGTTCCGCCGCATGGACGAAGTTCGCACCCGCTCCGGCGCGAGCAGCCAGGAGCTTCGACTGGCCATCTGA
- a CDS encoding glycoside hydrolase family 43 protein yields the protein MPDPERDRAVTVSAAADGARHTYRNPVLDRDFPDPSALLADDGYYYAYATQSRDKDGWINIQVARSADLIDWEHLGDALPVKPIWASHTQDFWAPYVLRDGERFVMFYSAKPDACDDEPGHSLAIAVAERLEGPFTDIGQPFLNGQGFEVIDPMVLRDPASGRFFLYWGSGFQPIKVQELSADLLSFAPGTRPTDIIWPNPEPGAFPRLVEAAWVIAHDGAYYLFYSGDNCCGPQAEYGVMVARASDPLGPFETLEQVRGIRHSLMLTRNDKWLAPGHNGIVTDRAGVHWILYHAVDIDRPRQRQEDEINSRRVLLIDRIDWADGWPVVRTPSTGEEKAPAV from the coding sequence ATGCCCGACCCTGAGCGCGACCGCGCCGTCACTGTTTCGGCGGCCGCTGACGGGGCCCGCCATACCTACCGCAATCCAGTTCTCGATCGCGACTTCCCGGACCCGTCCGCGCTGCTGGCGGACGACGGCTACTACTACGCATACGCGACGCAGAGCCGCGACAAGGACGGCTGGATCAACATCCAGGTCGCCCGCTCCGCCGACCTGATCGACTGGGAGCATCTGGGCGACGCCTTGCCGGTCAAGCCGATCTGGGCCAGCCACACCCAGGATTTCTGGGCGCCTTACGTCCTTCGCGACGGCGAACGCTTCGTCATGTTCTATTCGGCCAAGCCGGACGCCTGCGACGACGAGCCCGGGCACAGCCTGGCCATCGCCGTCGCCGAGCGGCTGGAAGGGCCGTTCACCGACATCGGCCAGCCGTTCCTCAACGGTCAGGGGTTCGAGGTGATCGACCCCATGGTGCTGCGCGACCCCGCAAGCGGCCGGTTCTTTCTCTACTGGGGTTCAGGCTTCCAGCCGATCAAGGTGCAGGAACTGAGCGCGGACCTCCTGTCCTTCGCGCCGGGCACCCGGCCGACCGACATCATCTGGCCCAATCCCGAACCCGGCGCCTTTCCCCGATTGGTCGAGGCGGCATGGGTGATCGCGCACGACGGCGCCTATTACCTCTTCTATTCGGGCGACAATTGCTGCGGACCGCAGGCCGAATATGGCGTGATGGTCGCGCGGGCGAGCGACCCGCTCGGGCCGTTCGAGACGCTGGAGCAGGTGCGCGGGATCAGGCACAGCCTGATGCTGACCCGCAACGACAAGTGGCTCGCGCCGGGGCACAACGGGATCGTCACCGACCGCGCCGGAGTCCACTGGATCCTCTATCATGCGGTGGACATCGACCGCCCGCGCCAGCGCCAAGAGGACGAGATCAACAGTCGCCGCGTGCTGCTGATCGACCGGATCGACTGGGCGGACGGCTGGCCGGTGGTGCGCACGCCGTCGACCGGCGAGGAAAAGGCGCCAGCAGTCTAG
- a CDS encoding beta-glucosidase → MHGPETIFASFFQGGFECSSHRRRDGVRLDLLRATGHDRHVASDYRQLHDLGLRTIRDGVRWHLIEKAPGQYDWSSWTPALEAAADVGMEVIWDLFHYGSPDHVDQGADNFPRRYADFALAAVEHHQQVVGGRPLLCLVNEISFMAWAVEVAYFPRPAGAERKGWFKEQLARTAIAAAAAVRAEFPDALLVWAEPLVHVAPRDHRRKSVEAAERERQGQFEAYDWLTGRARPELGGDPSFADLIGLNYYPHNQWYLDGPTIPMGHHEYRSLADMLVEIAERYGKPLFLAETGAEGSGRAAWLHHVCGEAREAMERGVDLQGICWFPITAYPGWDNSRHAEAGLLSTVTADGKRHVDARLLEELREQEQRFAAWAKRPGKRVLELA, encoded by the coding sequence ATGCACGGCCCCGAAACGATTTTTGCCAGTTTTTTCCAGGGCGGGTTCGAATGCTCCTCGCACCGCCGCCGCGACGGGGTGCGTCTCGACCTCTTGCGGGCGACCGGCCACGACCGGCATGTCGCGAGTGACTATCGTCAGTTGCACGACCTGGGCCTTCGCACGATTCGCGACGGGGTTCGCTGGCACCTGATCGAAAAGGCACCCGGCCAGTACGACTGGTCGAGCTGGACCCCGGCGCTCGAAGCGGCCGCGGATGTCGGCATGGAGGTGATCTGGGACCTCTTCCATTACGGCTCGCCCGATCACGTCGACCAGGGCGCTGATAACTTTCCCCGCCGCTACGCCGACTTCGCGCTCGCCGCGGTCGAGCATCACCAGCAGGTGGTCGGCGGGAGGCCTCTGCTGTGCCTCGTCAACGAAATCAGCTTCATGGCCTGGGCGGTCGAAGTCGCTTATTTCCCGCGGCCTGCTGGCGCGGAGCGGAAGGGCTGGTTCAAGGAGCAACTGGCCCGCACCGCCATCGCCGCCGCCGCCGCTGTCCGGGCGGAGTTTCCCGACGCGCTGCTAGTATGGGCCGAGCCCCTGGTCCACGTCGCTCCGCGCGATCACCGCCGCAAGTCGGTCGAGGCCGCCGAGCGCGAGCGGCAGGGTCAGTTCGAAGCCTATGACTGGCTGACCGGCCGCGCCCGGCCCGAGCTTGGCGGCGACCCGAGCTTCGCCGACCTCATCGGACTCAACTATTATCCGCACAACCAATGGTATCTCGACGGGCCGACCATCCCGATGGGGCATCACGAATATCGTTCGCTCGCCGACATGCTGGTCGAGATCGCGGAGCGTTACGGCAAGCCTTTGTTCCTGGCCGAGACGGGTGCCGAAGGCAGCGGCCGGGCGGCGTGGCTCCATCATGTCTGCGGCGAAGCGCGCGAGGCGATGGAGCGCGGCGTCGACCTTCAGGGCATCTGCTGGTTCCCGATCACCGCCTATCCCGGCTGGGACAACAGCCGCCATGCCGAGGCGGGGCTGCTGTCGACGGTAACGGCGGACGGCAAGCGCCACGTCGATGCGCGGCTGCTGGAGGAGCTTCGCGAGCAAGAGCAGCGCTTCGCCGCGTGGGCGAAGCGGCCGGGCAAGCGGGTGCTCGAACTCGCCTAG
- a CDS encoding histidine phosphatase family protein: MQPTSHWPQRLYLVRHGQSQGNVARDRSEAEGLATIGIDIRDVDVPLSDLGHQQADAAGRWFAALPDHEKPEVILSSPYLRARQTARAICEAGGLAGGRARTVIDERLREREFGVFDGLTALGIRQQYPEEAAHRTRLGKFYHRPPGGESWADVILRLRSAMNSINLHYNGRRVLIVCHQVVVLCMRYVLEELEETDILAIDKAADILNCGICAFDFDVQELDCAPRLALWNHAAPLEEQGAPVTAAPDQMVGSR; encoded by the coding sequence TTGCAGCCGACCAGCCACTGGCCCCAGCGCCTGTACCTCGTCCGTCATGGCCAGAGCCAGGGCAATGTCGCGCGCGACCGGTCGGAGGCCGAGGGCCTGGCGACGATCGGGATCGACATCCGCGACGTCGACGTGCCCCTGTCCGACCTCGGCCACCAGCAGGCCGACGCTGCCGGACGCTGGTTCGCCGCGCTGCCCGACCACGAAAAGCCCGAGGTCATCCTGTCCTCGCCCTACCTGCGTGCCCGCCAGACCGCCCGCGCGATCTGCGAAGCGGGGGGCCTTGCCGGGGGTCGGGCCAGAACGGTCATCGACGAGCGGCTCCGCGAGCGCGAATTCGGTGTATTCGACGGCCTCACCGCGCTCGGCATTCGCCAGCAGTATCCGGAGGAAGCAGCCCACCGGACCCGGCTCGGCAAATTCTATCATCGCCCGCCCGGCGGCGAGAGCTGGGCCGACGTCATCCTGCGGCTGCGCTCGGCGATGAATTCGATCAACCTCCACTATAACGGGCGGCGGGTGCTGATCGTCTGCCACCAGGTAGTGGTGCTGTGCATGCGCTACGTGCTGGAGGAGCTGGAGGAGACCGACATCCTCGCCATCGACAAGGCCGCCGACATCCTGAACTGCGGGATTTGCGCCTTCGATTTCGACGTGCAGGAGCTCGACTGCGCGCCCAGGCTGGCGCTGTGGAACCATGCCGCCCCGCTCGAGGAGCAGGGCGCCCCGGTGACCGCCGCGCCCGACCAGATGGTGGGGAGCAGGTGA
- a CDS encoding NAD(P)H-hydrate dehydratase — MTAPVELDHATLRHFPLPPIAGGDKDERGSILIVAGSREVAGAALLTAMGAMRAGAGRLQIVTVDSAAPGLSISMPEAMVTGMAEGRDGGFAPSTVRQVADRAGQADVVVAGPGMRGNKATEALAEALVGGGRPLVLDAALLHALPARRREVKSSECPTILLPHAGEIASLLGCEEAEVEADPVDAGRRCAELYGCLTLVKGVQSHIVAPDGQLFRYPGGGPGLGVSGSGDTLAGIVGGLLARRADPLTALLWGVWCHGEAGRRLGEKIGTLGFLAREIPGEVPGILRDGGML, encoded by the coding sequence GTGACCGCTCCGGTCGAACTCGACCACGCGACGCTTCGGCATTTCCCACTCCCGCCGATCGCCGGCGGAGACAAGGACGAGCGCGGCTCGATTCTGATCGTCGCCGGAAGCCGCGAGGTGGCGGGGGCGGCGCTGCTGACCGCCATGGGCGCGATGCGGGCGGGCGCCGGGCGGTTGCAGATCGTCACGGTCGACAGCGCGGCGCCGGGCCTGTCCATCTCGATGCCCGAAGCGATGGTCACCGGCATGGCCGAGGGCCGCGACGGCGGTTTCGCACCCTCCACCGTCCGGCAGGTCGCCGACCGTGCGGGCCAAGCCGACGTGGTCGTCGCCGGTCCGGGCATGCGCGGAAATAAGGCGACCGAAGCACTGGCCGAGGCGCTGGTCGGTGGCGGTAGGCCATTGGTGCTCGACGCCGCCCTCCTCCACGCGCTGCCGGCAAGGCGACGCGAGGTGAAAAGCTCGGAATGTCCGACCATCCTCCTGCCCCATGCCGGCGAGATAGCGAGCCTGCTCGGCTGCGAGGAAGCGGAGGTCGAGGCCGACCCGGTCGATGCCGGCCGCCGCTGTGCCGAACTTTATGGCTGCCTTACTCTGGTCAAGGGCGTGCAGAGCCACATCGTCGCGCCCGACGGACAACTATTTCGCTACCCGGGCGGCGGCCCCGGCCTCGGCGTCTCGGGGTCTGGCGACACGCTGGCGGGAATCGTCGGCGGCCTCCTCGCACGCCGCGCCGATCCGCTCACCGCGCTGCTATGGGGCGTGTGGTGCCATGGCGAGGCCGGTCGCCGGCTGGGCGAGAAGATCGGCACCCTCGGCTTCCTCGCGCGGGAAATACCGGGCGAGGTGCCCGGCATCCTGCGCGATGGCGGAATGCTCTAG
- the pyk gene encoding pyruvate kinase, whose protein sequence is MSVGPRGRKVRILATLGPSSSSREMIAKLMACGADAFRINMSHGDQATKAQLVDTIRSLEVEHKRPSCILFDLQGPKLRVGRFASGSALLETGARFVLDADETPGSAERVELPHPELFEAVREGDQLLIDDGKIRLRVAAVTASRIETIVEVGGKVSNNKGVNVPDVLVPIPALTEKDRDDLQFALAQGADYIALSFVQRAEDVEEARALIGDKAALMVKIEKPAAIERLEGILAHADAVMVARGDLGVELPAEAVPPLQKMIVARARELGKPVVVATQMLESMITSPTPTRAEVSDVANAIYDGADAVMLSAESAAGDFPVEAVAMMDRIGRSVEADPKYAERVHFTATPAEPNTADALAESAGNIANTVKVAAMVCYTSTGAIARRIARERGPVALLVMTASRTVARRMGLVWGVHAVHTRDVASFEEMVGKAKRMVLRHKLAAGGQRVIIMAGVPFGTAGSTNVLHVVRVVGDELDDYGVS, encoded by the coding sequence ATGTCGGTAGGACCGCGCGGACGCAAGGTCAGGATTCTCGCCACCTTGGGGCCCTCCTCGAGCAGCCGGGAAATGATCGCCAAGCTGATGGCCTGCGGGGCGGACGCCTTCCGGATCAACATGAGCCACGGCGACCAGGCCACCAAGGCGCAGCTGGTCGACACCATCCGCAGCCTCGAGGTCGAGCACAAGCGCCCGAGCTGCATACTGTTCGACCTGCAGGGTCCCAAGCTTCGGGTCGGCCGCTTCGCAAGCGGATCGGCGCTGCTCGAGACCGGCGCCCGTTTCGTGCTCGACGCGGACGAAACGCCCGGCTCCGCCGAGCGGGTCGAACTGCCGCATCCCGAATTGTTCGAAGCGGTGCGCGAAGGCGACCAGCTGCTGATCGACGACGGCAAGATCCGCCTGCGGGTCGCGGCGGTTACCGCCAGCCGGATCGAGACCATCGTCGAGGTCGGCGGCAAGGTCAGCAATAACAAGGGCGTCAACGTGCCCGACGTGCTGGTGCCGATCCCGGCGCTGACCGAAAAGGATCGTGACGACCTTCAGTTCGCGCTTGCGCAGGGCGCCGACTATATCGCGCTGAGCTTCGTCCAGCGGGCCGAGGACGTCGAGGAAGCGCGCGCGCTGATCGGCGACAAGGCCGCGCTGATGGTCAAGATCGAGAAGCCGGCGGCGATCGAGCGGCTGGAGGGCATCCTCGCCCATGCCGACGCGGTAATGGTCGCGCGCGGCGACCTTGGCGTGGAGCTTCCGGCCGAAGCGGTGCCGCCCTTGCAGAAGATGATCGTCGCCCGCGCCCGCGAGCTCGGCAAGCCAGTGGTGGTGGCGACCCAGATGCTGGAAAGCATGATCACCTCGCCCACCCCGACCCGGGCCGAGGTCAGCGACGTCGCCAATGCCATCTACGACGGCGCCGATGCGGTGATGCTGTCTGCCGAGAGCGCCGCCGGCGACTTCCCGGTCGAAGCGGTGGCGATGATGGACCGGATCGGCCGCTCGGTCGAAGCCGACCCCAAATATGCCGAGCGGGTGCACTTCACCGCCACCCCGGCCGAACCCAACACCGCCGATGCGCTGGCCGAAAGCGCGGGCAACATCGCCAATACGGTCAAGGTCGCGGCGATGGTCTGCTACACCTCGACCGGTGCGATCGCCCGCCGCATCGCCCGCGAGCGCGGCCCGGTCGCCTTGCTGGTGATGACCGCGAGCCGCACGGTGGCCCGCCGGATGGGGCTGGTGTGGGGGGTCCACGCCGTCCACACCCGTGACGTCGCCAGCTTCGAGGAAATGGTCGGCAAGGCCAAGCGCATGGTGCTTCGCCACAAGCTTGCCGCGGGCGGCCAGCGGGTGATCATCATGGCCGGCGTGCCGTTCGGGACCGCCGGTTCGACCAACGTGCTGCACGTGGTGCGGGTGGTCGGCGACGAACTCGACGATTACGGCGTCAGCTAG
- a CDS encoding DUF2312 domain-containing protein: MSDGNVAADQLRLLIERIERLEEEKKGVADDIKDVYAEAKATGFDTKTMRKVVSLRKMEKHARDEADALLETYRNALGLH, translated from the coding sequence ATGTCCGACGGCAACGTCGCGGCCGACCAGCTGCGCCTTTTGATCGAGCGCATCGAGCGTCTGGAAGAAGAAAAGAAGGGCGTCGCCGACGACATCAAGGATGTGTACGCCGAAGCGAAGGCGACCGGCTTCGACACCAAGACGATGCGCAAGGTCGTCAGCCTGCGCAAGATGGAGAAGCACGCCCGCGACGAAGCGGACGCCCTGCTCGAAACCTATCGCAATGCGCTGGGCCTGCACTAA
- a CDS encoding YbjQ family protein, with protein MIITTTSTLDGRPVRDYLGLVGGEVIVGANVIKDIFASVTDFLGGRSGAYESSIQEARAQAMAEMEASARRLGADAILAVDFDYEVIGKSGSMLMVCACGTAVKL; from the coding sequence ATGATCATCACCACCACCTCGACGCTCGATGGGCGACCGGTCCGCGACTATCTCGGCCTGGTCGGCGGCGAGGTCATCGTCGGCGCCAATGTCATCAAGGACATCTTCGCTTCGGTCACCGACTTCCTCGGCGGCCGCTCGGGCGCGTACGAATCGTCGATCCAGGAAGCCCGCGCCCAGGCGATGGCCGAGATGGAAGCCTCCGCCCGCCGGCTCGGCGCCGATGCGATCCTCGCGGTGGACTTCGACTATGAGGTGATCGGCAAGTCGGGCTCGATGCTGATGGTCTGCGCCTGCGGGACTGCGGTGAAGCTCTGA
- a CDS encoding DUF1003 domain-containing protein — protein MSHVADRVPSVAELAAELLGRIGDECSPAERSVLESLASGHHSHVHTGLDTPSFGERLADRVARVGGSWGFIISFTLVLLGWMLLNTDVLNHWGLVFDPYPFIFLNLMLSTLAAIQAPIIMMSQNRQSHKDRQDASVDFETNIRAELSIAQLHQKVDLLLDKADVEPDGRRG, from the coding sequence CTGAGCCACGTGGCCGACCGGGTTCCTTCGGTCGCCGAGCTTGCCGCCGAGCTGCTGGGCCGTATCGGCGACGAATGCAGCCCGGCCGAACGCTCGGTGCTGGAAAGCCTCGCCTCGGGGCACCATAGCCATGTCCATACCGGGCTCGACACGCCGTCCTTCGGGGAGCGGCTGGCCGACCGGGTCGCCAGGGTCGGCGGAAGCTGGGGCTTCATCATCAGCTTCACCCTGGTGCTGCTCGGGTGGATGCTGCTCAACACCGACGTACTGAACCACTGGGGGCTGGTGTTCGACCCCTATCCGTTCATCTTCTTGAACCTGATGCTGTCGACGCTGGCCGCGATCCAGGCGCCGATCATCATGATGAGCCAGAATCGGCAGAGCCATAAGGATCGCCAGGACGCGTCGGTGGATTTCGAGACCAACATCCGCGCAGAGCTGTCGATCGCGCAGCTTCACCAGAAGGTCGACCTGCTGCTCGACAAGGCCGACGTTGAGCCGGACGGGCGGCGCGGCTAA
- a CDS encoding YebC/PmpR family DNA-binding transcriptional regulator has protein sequence MAGHSKFKNIMHRKGAQDKKRSGMFSKLSREITVAAKMGMPDPDMNPRLRAAVNAAKAQSMPKDNIQRAIDKASKGDAENYEEVRYEGYGPNGVAIIVEALTDNRNRTATNVRTAFSKNGGNLGASGSVAHGFERLGLIEYPAAAGDEDKVMEAAIEAGADDVQSDEDGHQIWTQQDGMHDVAKALEAALGPADAVKLAWKPTLTTEVAGDAVASLMKLVDALEDDDDVQTVWGNYDISDDELAKLG, from the coding sequence ATGGCCGGCCATTCCAAATTCAAGAACATCATGCACCGCAAGGGCGCGCAGGACAAAAAGCGCTCGGGCATGTTCTCCAAGCTCAGCCGCGAAATCACCGTCGCGGCGAAGATGGGGATGCCCGATCCCGACATGAACCCGCGCCTGCGCGCCGCGGTCAATGCCGCCAAGGCGCAGTCGATGCCCAAGGACAATATCCAGCGCGCGATCGACAAGGCGAGCAAGGGCGACGCGGAGAATTACGAGGAAGTCCGCTACGAGGGCTATGGCCCGAACGGCGTGGCGATCATCGTCGAGGCGCTGACCGACAATCGCAACCGCACCGCAACCAACGTCCGCACCGCGTTCAGCAAGAACGGCGGCAATCTCGGTGCCAGCGGCAGCGTCGCCCACGGCTTCGAGCGGCTCGGCCTGATCGAATATCCCGCCGCCGCGGGTGACGAGGACAAGGTCATGGAAGCCGCGATCGAGGCCGGGGCCGACGACGTCCAGAGCGACGAGGACGGCCACCAGATCTGGACCCAGCAGGACGGCATGCACGATGTCGCCAAGGCGCTCGAAGCGGCGCTCGGGCCGGCCGATGCCGTCAAGCTGGCGTGGAAGCCGACGCTCACCACCGAGGTCGCGGGCGATGCCGTCGCAAGCCTGATGAAGCTGGTCGACGCGCTCGAGGACGACGATGACGTCCAGACCGTGTGGGGCAATTACGACATCTCGGACGACGAGCTGGCGAAGCTCGGCTGA
- the ruvC gene encoding crossover junction endodeoxyribonuclease RuvC, with translation MIILGLDPSLSSCGWGIVRAEGNRLAHVANGQIKTKASLPLATRLAELAGALEAIVAEHRPAAAAAEEVFVNKNPASTLKLAQARGVALMCAARGGLEVGEYAPSVVKKAVVGTGGASKDQVHAMVAMLLPGAKIAGEDAADALAVAITHAHHLASARRGVR, from the coding sequence ATGATTATTCTCGGCCTCGATCCCTCGCTCTCGTCCTGCGGGTGGGGGATCGTCCGGGCCGAGGGCAATCGCCTGGCGCATGTCGCCAACGGCCAGATCAAGACCAAAGCCAGCCTGCCGCTCGCGACGCGGCTGGCCGAGTTGGCCGGCGCGCTGGAGGCGATCGTCGCCGAGCATCGGCCGGCCGCCGCCGCCGCCGAGGAAGTGTTCGTCAACAAGAACCCCGCCTCGACCCTCAAGCTCGCTCAGGCGCGCGGGGTGGCGCTGATGTGCGCGGCGCGGGGCGGGCTGGAGGTCGGCGAATATGCGCCCTCGGTGGTGAAGAAAGCGGTGGTCGGCACCGGCGGCGCGTCCAAGGACCAGGTTCACGCGATGGTGGCGATGCTGCTGCCCGGCGCGAAGATCGCGGGCGAGGATGCGGCGGATGCGCTTGCGGTCGCCATCACCCACGCCCATCATCTCGCCAGCGCGCGGCGCGGCGTGCGCTAG
- the ruvA gene encoding Holliday junction branch migration protein RuvA, which yields MIARLAGILAELSADSAVIDVRGVGYLVLASGRTLSALPPVGGDVILLTELQVREDSMTLFAFGAAAEREAFRQLTGVQGVGGRLALAILTILSPDDLARAVSAGDKAMIARASGVGPKLAQRIALELQGKLGLAPALGPGTPAAANPATNDALSALANLGFKPAEAAQAVAAAAEELGPDATLDALVRLALRKAAK from the coding sequence ATGATCGCCCGCCTCGCCGGTATCCTCGCCGAACTTTCCGCCGACAGCGCCGTGATCGACGTGCGCGGGGTCGGCTATCTCGTGCTGGCGAGCGGACGGACCCTGTCCGCGCTTCCGCCGGTGGGCGGCGACGTCATCCTGCTGACCGAGCTTCAGGTCCGCGAAGACAGCATGACCCTGTTCGCATTCGGCGCGGCGGCGGAGCGTGAGGCGTTCCGGCAGCTTACCGGGGTGCAGGGTGTCGGCGGGCGGCTGGCGCTTGCGATCCTCACCATCCTTTCGCCCGACGATCTGGCGCGCGCCGTGTCGGCCGGCGACAAAGCGATGATCGCGCGGGCCAGCGGGGTCGGTCCCAAGCTGGCCCAGCGCATCGCGCTCGAACTGCAGGGCAAGCTCGGCCTTGCCCCGGCGCTCGGGCCGGGAACGCCGGCCGCCGCCAATCCCGCCACCAACGACGCGTTGTCGGCGCTCGCCAACCTCGGGTTCAAGCCAGCCGAAGCCGCGCAGGCCGTCGCCGCCGCGGCCGAGGAACTGGGCCCCGACGCGACCCTCGACGCGCTGGTTCGGCTGGCGCTGCGCAAGGCGGCGAAGTAG